In the Methanofastidiosum sp. genome, GTTTCAAAGTACAAGGAGACCTTCATAGAAGGTGATAGAGCGTACACACTTAGAGCGAGACAGTTCTCCACCCCGCTTGTTGTTTTTCTAAACACGATAAATGAAAAAGAGGGTATTGGAAAGAATATGAAATCTATCCCTTTCAAAATCCTAAAGGATGAAAGAGCTTTATCATTTTTATCAAGTCAAGAGTTTGAGATTTACATTTAGCGTCTGATAAGGTATTTCCTTACCTCATCGACTACTAAGATTGTAAATGCTGAAGGCACTATTATGAGCCAGTCTTTTAGTGAAAGCGGGACTGTATGGAAGAATCCCTGAAGGAAAGATACGTTGACTACGGCAATCTGAAGCAAAAATGAAGCAGTTATTGCTAAAAGCAGATTTTTGTTTTCAAAGAAATTAATTTTGAAAATGGACTGATCAAAAGACCTGCAGTTCAAAACATTAACAAGCTGGTATGTGACAAATAGTGTAAATGCCGCAGTCCTTGCGTAATCTATGGAGCCGCCAATATTGGAAAACAGTATATACGACCCGAGGCCCATAGCAATTCCTCCTATGAACATCGAAAGATATAACGGACTTGTGAGGATTG is a window encoding:
- a CDS encoding HAD-IC family P-type ATPase — translated: NDAPALKMADIGVSMGLIGTDVAREASNMILMDDNFNTIVTAIREGRRIYDNIRKFLRFQLSTNIGAIILMFTTIMTGAPLPLLPVQILWINIIMDGPPAVTLSMEAFHEGLMEKPPRKKNAPILTSPLYLSMFIGGIAMGLGSYILFSNIGGSIDYARTAAFTLFVTYQLVNVLNCRSFDQSIFKINFFENKNLLLAITASFLLQIAVVNVSFLQGFFHTVPLSLKDWLIIVPSAFTILVVDEVRKYLIRR